The following are from one region of the Vicugna pacos chromosome 9, VicPac4, whole genome shotgun sequence genome:
- the TRIM45 gene encoding E3 ubiquitin-protein ligase TRIM45 isoform X1, giving the protein MAENRKPLLGFVGKLPSGTTLGNSGKTHCPLCMGLFKAPRLLPCLHTVCTTCLEQLEPFSVVDIRGGESDTGSEGSLFQELKPRTLQPQIGILCPVCDAQVDLPMGGVKALTIDHLAMNDVMLESLRGEGQGLVCDLCSDREVEKRCQTCKANLCHFCCQAHRRQKKTTYHTMVDLKDLKGCSRIGKPILCPAHPAEELRLFCELCDQPVCRDCVVGEHREHPCDFTSNVIHKHGDTVRELLKGTQPHVQALEEALAQIKGTNSALQARVETVANDVRSFSEGYIKAIEEHRDKLLQQLEDIRVQKENSLQLQKAQLEQLLEDMRTGVEFTEHLLTSGSDLEILITKGVVVERLTKLNKVEYSAHPGVTEKIAFSPKKKAGLCRGYEVYGAISTKEVDPAKCVLQGEDLYRAREKQTASFTLLCKDAAGENMGKGGDNIQVAVVPKDKKDSPVKTMVHDNKDGTYCVSYTPKDPGVYTVWVCVKERHVQGSPFTVTVRKRHRSHPGVFHCCTFCSSGGQKTARCACGGTMPGGYLGCGHGHKGHPGRPHWSCCGKFTEKSECTWAGGQSAPRSLLRTVAL; this is encoded by the exons ATGGCAGAAAACAGGAAGCCGCTGCTGGGCTTCGTGGGCAAACTCCCCAGTGGGACCACACTTGGGAACTCAGGCAAGACTCACTGTCCTTTGTGCATGGGGCTTTTCAAAGCCCCCAGGCTCCTGCCTTGTTTGCACACAGTTTGCACCACCTGTCTGGAGCAGCTGGAACCCTTCTCAGTAGTGGACATCCGAGGGGGAGAGTCTGACACAGGCTCTGAGGGGTCACTATTCCAGGAACTCAAGCCGCGCACTCTGCAGCCGCAGATCGGCATTCTCTGTCCGGTATGTGATGCTCAAGTGGACCTGCCCATGGGTGGAGTGAAGGCTTTAACCATAGACCACCTGGCCATGAATGATGTGATGCTGGAGAGTCTGCGTGGGGAAGGCCAGGGCCTGGTGTGTGACCTGTGCAGCGACAGGGAAGTGGAGAAGAGGTGTCAGACCTGCAAAGCCAATCTCTGCCACTTCTGCTGCCAGGCTCATAG GCGGCAGAAGAAAACGACTTACCACACCATGGTGGACCTCAAGGACTTGAAAGGCTGCAGCCGGATTGGGAAACCCATCCTGTGTCCTGCTCACCCTGCGGAGGAGCTGAGGCTGTTCTGTGAGCTCTGCGACCAGCCGGTGTGCCGGGACTGCGTGGTCGGGGAGCACCGGGAGCACCCGTGCGACTTCACCAGCAACGTCATCCACAAGCACGGGGACACTGTACGTGAGCTCCTCAAAGGCACCCAGCCCCAcgtgcaggccctggaggaggCCCTGGCCCAGATCAAGGGGACAAACAGTGCCCTGCAGGCGCGGGTGGAGACTGTGGCCAACGACGTCCGAAGCTTCTCTGAGGGTTACATCAAGGCCATTGAGGAGCATCGGGACAAGCTGCTGCAGCAGCTGGAAGACATACGGGTCCAGAAGGAAAACTCCCTGCAGCTGCAGAAGGCACAGCTGGAGCAGCTGCTGGAAGACATGCGGACTGGAGTGGAGTTCACCGAGCACTTGCTGACCAGTGGCTCGGACTTGGAGATCCTCATCACCAAGGGGGTGGTCGTGGAACGGCTCACAAAGCTGAACAAAGTGGAATATAGTGCCCATCCCGGGGTGACCGAGAAGATTGCCTTCTCCCCTAAAAAGAAAGCAGGCCTGTGCCGGGGCTATGAAGTCTATGGGGCCATCAGTACCAAAGAGGTTGATCCAGCCAAGTGTGTTCTTCAAGGAGAAG ATCTCTACAGAGCCCGCGAGAAACAGACCGCCTCTTTCACCCTGCTTTGTAAGGATGCAGCAGGAGAGAACATGGGCAAGGGAGGAGACAACATCCAAGTCGCGGTAGTCCCTAAAGATAAGAAAGACAG TCCAGTCAAGACGATGGTCCACGATAACAAGGACGGGACATACTGCGTGTCCTACACCCCCAAGGACCCTGGTGTCTACACTGTGTGGGTGTGTGTCAAGGAGCGGCATGTGCAG GGCTCGCCATTCACCGTGACCGTGAGGAAAAGGCACCGCTCACACCCAGGCGTCTTTCACTGCTGCACGTTCTGCTCCAGCGGAGGCCAGAAGACTGCTCGCTGCGCGTGCGGAGGCACCATGCCAG GTGGGTACCTAGGCTGTGGCCACGGACACAAAGGCCATCCAGGTCGTCCCCACTGGTCTTGCTGT
- the TRIM45 gene encoding E3 ubiquitin-protein ligase TRIM45 isoform X3 translates to MGCQAEEGALLNRSVGGYFEESSSFFPFDLPKRESPWSLFKFRKPLWVGLITYYFFIELPRAFSDTEHKRGEYGRKQEAAAGLRGQTPQWDHTWELRNSSRALCSRRSAFSVRRQKKTTYHTMVDLKDLKGCSRIGKPILCPAHPAEELRLFCELCDQPVCRDCVVGEHREHPCDFTSNVIHKHGDTVRELLKGTQPHVQALEEALAQIKGTNSALQARVETVANDVRSFSEGYIKAIEEHRDKLLQQLEDIRVQKENSLQLQKAQLEQLLEDMRTGVEFTEHLLTSGSDLEILITKGVVVERLTKLNKVEYSAHPGVTEKIAFSPKKKAGLCRGYEVYGAISTKEVDPAKCVLQGEDLYRAREKQTASFTLLCKDAAGENMGKGGDNIQVAVVPKDKKDSPVKTMVHDNKDGTYCVSYTPKDPGVYTVWVCVKERHVQGSPFTVTVRKRHRSHPGVFHCCTFCSSGGQKTARCACGGTMPGGYLGCGHGHKGHPGRPHWSCCGKFTEKSECTWAGGQSAPRSLLRTVAL, encoded by the exons ATGGGATGCCAGGCGGAGGAGGGGGCCCTGCTGAACAGATCTGTGGGTGGATACTTTGAGGaatcctcttccttttttccctttgatttgcCTAAGAGAGAGTCCCCATGGTCTCTGTTCAAGTTTCGGAAACCTCTTTGGGTGGGCCTAATCACCTACTACTTCTTTATAGAACTGCCCAGGGCCTTTTCTGATACTGAGCACAAACGTGGGGAATATGGCAGAAAACAGGAAGCCGCTGCTGGGCTTCGTGGGCAAACTCCCCAGTGGGACCACACTTGGGAACTCAG GAACTCAAGCCGCGCACTCTGCAGCCGCAGATCGGCATTCTCTGTCCG GCGGCAGAAGAAAACGACTTACCACACCATGGTGGACCTCAAGGACTTGAAAGGCTGCAGCCGGATTGGGAAACCCATCCTGTGTCCTGCTCACCCTGCGGAGGAGCTGAGGCTGTTCTGTGAGCTCTGCGACCAGCCGGTGTGCCGGGACTGCGTGGTCGGGGAGCACCGGGAGCACCCGTGCGACTTCACCAGCAACGTCATCCACAAGCACGGGGACACTGTACGTGAGCTCCTCAAAGGCACCCAGCCCCAcgtgcaggccctggaggaggCCCTGGCCCAGATCAAGGGGACAAACAGTGCCCTGCAGGCGCGGGTGGAGACTGTGGCCAACGACGTCCGAAGCTTCTCTGAGGGTTACATCAAGGCCATTGAGGAGCATCGGGACAAGCTGCTGCAGCAGCTGGAAGACATACGGGTCCAGAAGGAAAACTCCCTGCAGCTGCAGAAGGCACAGCTGGAGCAGCTGCTGGAAGACATGCGGACTGGAGTGGAGTTCACCGAGCACTTGCTGACCAGTGGCTCGGACTTGGAGATCCTCATCACCAAGGGGGTGGTCGTGGAACGGCTCACAAAGCTGAACAAAGTGGAATATAGTGCCCATCCCGGGGTGACCGAGAAGATTGCCTTCTCCCCTAAAAAGAAAGCAGGCCTGTGCCGGGGCTATGAAGTCTATGGGGCCATCAGTACCAAAGAGGTTGATCCAGCCAAGTGTGTTCTTCAAGGAGAAG ATCTCTACAGAGCCCGCGAGAAACAGACCGCCTCTTTCACCCTGCTTTGTAAGGATGCAGCAGGAGAGAACATGGGCAAGGGAGGAGACAACATCCAAGTCGCGGTAGTCCCTAAAGATAAGAAAGACAG TCCAGTCAAGACGATGGTCCACGATAACAAGGACGGGACATACTGCGTGTCCTACACCCCCAAGGACCCTGGTGTCTACACTGTGTGGGTGTGTGTCAAGGAGCGGCATGTGCAG GGCTCGCCATTCACCGTGACCGTGAGGAAAAGGCACCGCTCACACCCAGGCGTCTTTCACTGCTGCACGTTCTGCTCCAGCGGAGGCCAGAAGACTGCTCGCTGCGCGTGCGGAGGCACCATGCCAG GTGGGTACCTAGGCTGTGGCCACGGACACAAAGGCCATCCAGGTCGTCCCCACTGGTCTTGCTGT
- the TRIM45 gene encoding E3 ubiquitin-protein ligase TRIM45 isoform X2, protein MPLTPGLTLFHLRGPSPQIAPPRRGQAKMWDFQSLLDAGGVALGGRRARSGKHRPSRTELKPRTLQPQIGILCPVCDAQVDLPMGGVKALTIDHLAMNDVMLESLRGEGQGLVCDLCSDREVEKRCQTCKANLCHFCCQAHRRQKKTTYHTMVDLKDLKGCSRIGKPILCPAHPAEELRLFCELCDQPVCRDCVVGEHREHPCDFTSNVIHKHGDTVRELLKGTQPHVQALEEALAQIKGTNSALQARVETVANDVRSFSEGYIKAIEEHRDKLLQQLEDIRVQKENSLQLQKAQLEQLLEDMRTGVEFTEHLLTSGSDLEILITKGVVVERLTKLNKVEYSAHPGVTEKIAFSPKKKAGLCRGYEVYGAISTKEVDPAKCVLQGEDLYRAREKQTASFTLLCKDAAGENMGKGGDNIQVAVVPKDKKDSPVKTMVHDNKDGTYCVSYTPKDPGVYTVWVCVKERHVQGSPFTVTVRKRHRSHPGVFHCCTFCSSGGQKTARCACGGTMPGGYLGCGHGHKGHPGRPHWSCCGKFTEKSECTWAGGQSAPRSLLRTVAL, encoded by the exons ATGCCGCTCACTCCCGGTCTTACTCTTTTCCACCTCCGAGGCCCAAGCCCTCAGATCGCCCCTCCCCGGAGAGGACAGGCGAAGATGTGGGATTTCCAAAGCTTATTGGACGCCGGTGGTGTCGCTCTGGGGGGCCGCCGGGCCCGTAGCGGCAAGCACCGCCCCTCTCGGACG GAACTCAAGCCGCGCACTCTGCAGCCGCAGATCGGCATTCTCTGTCCGGTATGTGATGCTCAAGTGGACCTGCCCATGGGTGGAGTGAAGGCTTTAACCATAGACCACCTGGCCATGAATGATGTGATGCTGGAGAGTCTGCGTGGGGAAGGCCAGGGCCTGGTGTGTGACCTGTGCAGCGACAGGGAAGTGGAGAAGAGGTGTCAGACCTGCAAAGCCAATCTCTGCCACTTCTGCTGCCAGGCTCATAG GCGGCAGAAGAAAACGACTTACCACACCATGGTGGACCTCAAGGACTTGAAAGGCTGCAGCCGGATTGGGAAACCCATCCTGTGTCCTGCTCACCCTGCGGAGGAGCTGAGGCTGTTCTGTGAGCTCTGCGACCAGCCGGTGTGCCGGGACTGCGTGGTCGGGGAGCACCGGGAGCACCCGTGCGACTTCACCAGCAACGTCATCCACAAGCACGGGGACACTGTACGTGAGCTCCTCAAAGGCACCCAGCCCCAcgtgcaggccctggaggaggCCCTGGCCCAGATCAAGGGGACAAACAGTGCCCTGCAGGCGCGGGTGGAGACTGTGGCCAACGACGTCCGAAGCTTCTCTGAGGGTTACATCAAGGCCATTGAGGAGCATCGGGACAAGCTGCTGCAGCAGCTGGAAGACATACGGGTCCAGAAGGAAAACTCCCTGCAGCTGCAGAAGGCACAGCTGGAGCAGCTGCTGGAAGACATGCGGACTGGAGTGGAGTTCACCGAGCACTTGCTGACCAGTGGCTCGGACTTGGAGATCCTCATCACCAAGGGGGTGGTCGTGGAACGGCTCACAAAGCTGAACAAAGTGGAATATAGTGCCCATCCCGGGGTGACCGAGAAGATTGCCTTCTCCCCTAAAAAGAAAGCAGGCCTGTGCCGGGGCTATGAAGTCTATGGGGCCATCAGTACCAAAGAGGTTGATCCAGCCAAGTGTGTTCTTCAAGGAGAAG ATCTCTACAGAGCCCGCGAGAAACAGACCGCCTCTTTCACCCTGCTTTGTAAGGATGCAGCAGGAGAGAACATGGGCAAGGGAGGAGACAACATCCAAGTCGCGGTAGTCCCTAAAGATAAGAAAGACAG TCCAGTCAAGACGATGGTCCACGATAACAAGGACGGGACATACTGCGTGTCCTACACCCCCAAGGACCCTGGTGTCTACACTGTGTGGGTGTGTGTCAAGGAGCGGCATGTGCAG GGCTCGCCATTCACCGTGACCGTGAGGAAAAGGCACCGCTCACACCCAGGCGTCTTTCACTGCTGCACGTTCTGCTCCAGCGGAGGCCAGAAGACTGCTCGCTGCGCGTGCGGAGGCACCATGCCAG GTGGGTACCTAGGCTGTGGCCACGGACACAAAGGCCATCCAGGTCGTCCCCACTGGTCTTGCTGT
- the TRIM45 gene encoding E3 ubiquitin-protein ligase TRIM45 isoform X4, with product MGGVKALTIDHLAMNDVMLESLRGEGQGLVCDLCSDREVEKRCQTCKANLCHFCCQAHRRQKKTTYHTMVDLKDLKGCSRIGKPILCPAHPAEELRLFCELCDQPVCRDCVVGEHREHPCDFTSNVIHKHGDTVRELLKGTQPHVQALEEALAQIKGTNSALQARVETVANDVRSFSEGYIKAIEEHRDKLLQQLEDIRVQKENSLQLQKAQLEQLLEDMRTGVEFTEHLLTSGSDLEILITKGVVVERLTKLNKVEYSAHPGVTEKIAFSPKKKAGLCRGYEVYGAISTKEVDPAKCVLQGEDLYRAREKQTASFTLLCKDAAGENMGKGGDNIQVAVVPKDKKDSPVKTMVHDNKDGTYCVSYTPKDPGVYTVWVCVKERHVQGSPFTVTVRKRHRSHPGVFHCCTFCSSGGQKTARCACGGTMPGGYLGCGHGHKGHPGRPHWSCCGKFTEKSECTWAGGQSAPRSLLRTVAL from the exons ATGGGTGGAGTGAAGGCTTTAACCATAGACCACCTGGCCATGAATGATGTGATGCTGGAGAGTCTGCGTGGGGAAGGCCAGGGCCTGGTGTGTGACCTGTGCAGCGACAGGGAAGTGGAGAAGAGGTGTCAGACCTGCAAAGCCAATCTCTGCCACTTCTGCTGCCAGGCTCATAG GCGGCAGAAGAAAACGACTTACCACACCATGGTGGACCTCAAGGACTTGAAAGGCTGCAGCCGGATTGGGAAACCCATCCTGTGTCCTGCTCACCCTGCGGAGGAGCTGAGGCTGTTCTGTGAGCTCTGCGACCAGCCGGTGTGCCGGGACTGCGTGGTCGGGGAGCACCGGGAGCACCCGTGCGACTTCACCAGCAACGTCATCCACAAGCACGGGGACACTGTACGTGAGCTCCTCAAAGGCACCCAGCCCCAcgtgcaggccctggaggaggCCCTGGCCCAGATCAAGGGGACAAACAGTGCCCTGCAGGCGCGGGTGGAGACTGTGGCCAACGACGTCCGAAGCTTCTCTGAGGGTTACATCAAGGCCATTGAGGAGCATCGGGACAAGCTGCTGCAGCAGCTGGAAGACATACGGGTCCAGAAGGAAAACTCCCTGCAGCTGCAGAAGGCACAGCTGGAGCAGCTGCTGGAAGACATGCGGACTGGAGTGGAGTTCACCGAGCACTTGCTGACCAGTGGCTCGGACTTGGAGATCCTCATCACCAAGGGGGTGGTCGTGGAACGGCTCACAAAGCTGAACAAAGTGGAATATAGTGCCCATCCCGGGGTGACCGAGAAGATTGCCTTCTCCCCTAAAAAGAAAGCAGGCCTGTGCCGGGGCTATGAAGTCTATGGGGCCATCAGTACCAAAGAGGTTGATCCAGCCAAGTGTGTTCTTCAAGGAGAAG ATCTCTACAGAGCCCGCGAGAAACAGACCGCCTCTTTCACCCTGCTTTGTAAGGATGCAGCAGGAGAGAACATGGGCAAGGGAGGAGACAACATCCAAGTCGCGGTAGTCCCTAAAGATAAGAAAGACAG TCCAGTCAAGACGATGGTCCACGATAACAAGGACGGGACATACTGCGTGTCCTACACCCCCAAGGACCCTGGTGTCTACACTGTGTGGGTGTGTGTCAAGGAGCGGCATGTGCAG GGCTCGCCATTCACCGTGACCGTGAGGAAAAGGCACCGCTCACACCCAGGCGTCTTTCACTGCTGCACGTTCTGCTCCAGCGGAGGCCAGAAGACTGCTCGCTGCGCGTGCGGAGGCACCATGCCAG GTGGGTACCTAGGCTGTGGCCACGGACACAAAGGCCATCCAGGTCGTCCCCACTGGTCTTGCTGT